A window from Salvia miltiorrhiza cultivar Shanhuang (shh) chromosome 2, IMPLAD_Smil_shh, whole genome shotgun sequence encodes these proteins:
- the LOC131013523 gene encoding probable LRR receptor-like serine/threonine-protein kinase At5g45780, with amino-acid sequence MREIGLALLLTIFWANSVVCSSSLLSPKGVNFEVAALMGMKREMRDENHVLDGWDINSVDPCTWYMVGCSAESFVISLEMPSMGLSGTLSPSIGNLTHLRTMLLQNNQLSGNIPSEIGKLSELQTLDLSGNKFDGGIPGSLGLLARLSYLKLSKNKLSGQIPRDVANLTGLSVLDLSFNNLSGPIPKILAKDYSVAGNVFLCSSNSQICMAAPKPLNETTSYPNFIRHHQHHHHHHLVAAVVAGVSCAFLVSILLLLCWVHLYRSRILYTSYVQQDYEFNIGQLKRFSLRELQTATSNFNPKNVLGQGGFGVVYRGILPNKTVVAVKRLKDPSFTGEVQFQTEVEMIGLALHRNLLRLYGFCMTTEEKLLVYPYMPNGSVADRLRDPAQEKPSLDWGKRMHVALGASRGLLYLHEQCNPKIIHRDVKAANILLDESFEAVVGDFGLAKLLDPRDSHVTTAVRGTVGHIAPEYLSTGQSSDKTDVFGFGILLLELITGQKALDAANASNGQVQRGMILDWVRTLYAEKKLEELIDKNLKGCFDSDELEKAVELALQCTQSHPDLRPKMSQVLKILEGVNGQSEQPEAQGGVDLCQGRTFSFSLNFNETCDESSFVIEAIELSGPR; translated from the exons ATGAGAGAAATAGGGTTAGCATTGTTGCTAACTATTTTCTGGGCTAATAGTGTTGTTTGCTCTTCCAGTCTTCTTTCACCTAAAGGTGTCAACTTTGAAG TTGCTGCTCTGATGGGTatgaagagagagatgagagatgaaAACCATGTTCTTGATGGATGGGATATCAACTCTGTGGACCCTTGCACTTGGTACATGGTTGGCTGCTCTGCAGAAAGCTTTGTCATTTCTTT AGAAATGCCTAGCATGGGATTATCTGGAACACTTTCACCAAGTATTGGGAACTTAACTCATCTTCGCACAAT GTTATTACAGAATAATCAGTTATCAGGGAACATTCCCTCCGAGATTGGAAAGCTTTCCGAATTACAAACTCTTGATCTTTCTGGTAATAAGTTCGATGGTGGAATTCCAGGCTCTCTGGGTCTTCTAGCTCGACTCAGCTACTT GAAACTTAGCAAAAACAAGTTATCTGGACAAATCCCTCGAGATGTAGCCAACCTTACAGGTCTTTCTGTCTT GGACTTATCGTTTAATAACTTAAGCGGTCCTATACCTAAGATACTTGCTAAAGACTACAG TGTTGCAGGAAACGTCTTTCTATGCTCTTCAAACTCACAAATTTGTATGGCTGCTCCGAAACCACTTAATG AAACAACTTCGTATCCAAACTTTATCCGCCACcaccaacatcatcatcatcatcatctagtTGCAGCCGTCGTAGCTGGAGTCAGTTGCGCATTTCTTGTTTCTATCTTACTCCTCTTATGTTGGGTGCACTTGTACAGGTCTCGCATTCTCTACACATCATACG TGCAGCAAGACTACGAGTTCAATATTGGACAGTTGAAGCGTTTCTCACTGCGTGAGTTGCAAACAGCAACGAGCAACTTCAACCCTAAAAACGTACTCGGGCAAGGAGGATTTGGAGTTGTATACAGAGGCATTCTTCCAAATAAGACGGTGGTAGCAGTGAAAAGACTGAAAGACCCTAGCTTCACTGGGGAAGTGCAGTTTCAGACGGAAGTTGAGATGATAGGGTTGGCTCTGCATCGAAACCTTCTCCGTTTATATGGCTTCTGCATGACCACTGAGGAAAAACTACTCGTCTATCCCTATATGCCTAATGGCAGTGTTGCAGACCGTCTACGAG ATCCTGCGCAggagaagccgtctctcgattGGGGCAAGCGCATGCACGTTGCTCTTGGAGCCTCTCGTGGCCTTCTATACCTACACGAGCAATGCAATCCGAAAATCATCCACAGAGATGTCAAAGCTGCAAACATCTTGCTCGATGAGAGTTTTGAAGCGGTTGTTGGAGATTTCGGTCTAGCTAAGCTTTTAGATCCTAGAGATTCGCACGTGACCACTGCGGTCCGTGGCACTGTAGGGCATATCGCTCCAGAGTATCTCTCGACCGGCCAATCATCGGACAAGACTGATGTTTTCGGGTTTGGGATACTGCTGCTCGAGCTGATAACGGGGCAGAAAGCGTTGGATGCTGCCAATGCATCCAACGGGCAGGTTCAGCGTGGAATGATCCTCGACTGG GTTAGAACTTTGTATGCAGAGAAGAAACTCGAAGAGCTCATAGACAAGAATTTAAAGGGATGTTTCGACTCAGACGAGCTGGAGAAGGCCGTGGAACTCGCCCTGCAGTGTACTCAGTCGCATCCAGATCTCAGGCCTAAAATGTCGCAGGTCTTGAAGATCTTGGAAGGGGTAAACGGGCAGTCGGAGCAGCCGGAGGCGCAGGGTGGCGTCGACCTTTGTCAAGGTCGAACGTTTAGCTTCTCGTTGAATTTTAATGAAACTTGCGATGAATCGTCGTTTGTTATTGAGGCCATTGAGCTTTCAGGCCCCAGATAA
- the LOC131008492 gene encoding uncharacterized protein LOC131008492, whose amino-acid sequence MASSSNIDASNSSDDEAWEQSVAEHNRQLDRIIEDVVIQAASLSVQPTNHAVRGRRRYIERRREIGHEGVFEQYFSEDPIYPPEYFRTRFRMRKPLFERIMNKLIATDRFFQQHPDAAGRLANLHDEYLRMSAQVIRKSVIKFVEGVISNFGAEYLRKPTEEDMAAFLHIGERRGFPGMMGSIDWQYAGRSGTPTIILEAVASQVLWIWHAFFGTPGSRNDINVLDQSPVFDDILEGRALKAAFIKSIPAPQLRKHQLFAQHQEAARKDVERAFGVLQARFAFIKRPCLIWDRDIMGKIMIACIIMHNTIVEDERSNYLNYHDPTEFIEDRLRQNTRRSEDGVETNDFIYSTNRIASLASYMRTRSQLRNREDHSSLLHDLIEHIWQKFGDDN is encoded by the exons ATGGCCTCTAGTTCTAATATTGATGCTTCAAATTCCAGCGATGATGAAGCATGGGAACAAAGCGTTGCCGAACATAATCGCCAACTTGATCGCATCATTGAGGATGTGGTCATCCAGGCCGCAAGTCTATCTGTACAACCTACCAATCATGCCGTTAGAGGAAGGAGGCGGTATATTGAAAGAAGACGTGAGATAGGCCATGAAGGTGTGTTCGAGCAGTACTTTTCAGAAGATCCAATCTATCCCCCAGAATATTTTCGAACAAGGTTTCGCATGCGAAAGCCTTTGTTCGAACGTATAATGAACAAGCTCATCGCCACCGATAGATTTTTTCAACAACACCCTGATGCAGCTGGCCGTCTTG CCAATTTGCATGACGAATACTTACGAATGAGTGCCCAAGTCATTCGTAAATCAGTCATCAAATTTGTTGAAGGTGTTATTTCCAATTTCGGAGCTGAGTACCTCAGAAAGCCAACTGAAGAAGATATGGCAGCTTTTCTTCATATCGGAGAACGGCGAGGGTTCCCAGGCATGATGGGCAGTATTGACT GGCAATATGCAGGACGAAGCGGTACGCCAACAATTATTCTGGAAGCAGTTGCATCACAAGTTCTATGGATCTGGCATGCATTTTTTGGAACCCCAGGTTCAAGAAATGATATCAATGTACTTGATCAATCGCCTGTTTTTGATGATATCTTGGAAGGTCGAGCACTTAAG GCGGCATTTATCAAATCTATTCCTGCTCCACAACTTCGAAAGCATCAGTTGTTTGCTCAACATCAAGAGGCTGCACGAAAAGATGTTGAGCGAGCATTTGGAGTTTTACAAGCGCGTTTTGCTTTTATCAAGCGGCCATGTCTTATTTGGGATCGTGATATTATGGGAAAAATAATGATTGCTTGCATCATCATGCATAATACGATAGTGGAAGATGAAAGAAGCAATTACCTTAACTATCATGATCCTACAGAATTCATCGAAGATCGACTAAGACAGAATACTCGTCGAAGTGAAGATGGAGTGGAAACTAATGATTTCATATACTCTACGAATAGGATTGCAAGCCTAGCGAGCTATATGAGAACTAGGTCCCAACTTCGCAATAGAGAAGATCACAGCTCTCTATTACATGACTTGATTGAGCATATATGGCAAAAGtttggagatgataattaa
- the LOC131013525 gene encoding uncharacterized protein LOC131013525 isoform X2, with amino-acid sequence MAKKRGRAKKQPVIEEQNCNEEGDPLEKKDEAFDNSEVERQCAAIRALRDVEIEQFGTMLRLLRSYFSEDQLQVPVLQFFRENLPNLSLEKAEKDGQYEVKWKQKDVDATLDHADERTLHAALLRRLSLAYPDFSAGIPSLGGFEFSNQSVKTSLFAADKLQIRSLVFDEPSDSQMLEPRDDLQTPNVSNNRLSVGITPKTKRLPKCGEMLLSIHGSPLGVFKEDNMETIQESEDG; translated from the exons ATGGCAAAAAAGAGAGGTAGAGCGAAAAAGCAACCGGTCATTGAGGAACAGAATTGTAATGAAGAAGGCGATCCACTGGAAAAGAAAGACGAAGCATTTGACAATAGTGAAG TTGAACGCCAATGTGCTGCAATCAGAGCTCTCCGGGATGTTGAAATCGAACAGTTTGGCACTATGTTGCGGTTACTTCGTTCGTATTTCAGCGAAGACCAGTTGCAGGTTCCTGTTTTGCAGTTTTTTAGGGAAAACCTTCCGAACCTATCCCTTGAAAAGGCTGAAAAAGATGGGCAATATGAAGTGAAATGGAAACAGAAAGATGTGGATGCAACTCTGGACCATGCTGATGAAAGAACATTACATGCTGCTCTTCTACGTCGGCTGTCATTAGCTTATCCTGATTTCTCTGCAGGAATTCCTTCTTTAGGCGGCTTtgaattttcaaatcaatctg TGAAAACAAGCCTTTTTGCTGCTGATAAACTACAGATCAGGAGTCTC GTTTTTGACGAGCCATCTGATTCACAAATGTTAGAGCCGAGAGATGACCTGCAGACTCCAAAT GTTAGCAACAATAGATTGTCTGTTGGGATAACCCCCAAAACCAAAAGGCTTCCAAAGTGTGGTGAGATGCTTCTATCCATACATGGCTCGCCCCTCGGTGTCTTCAAGGAAGACAACATGGAAACTATACAAG AGAGCGAAGATGGTTGA
- the LOC131013525 gene encoding uncharacterized protein LOC131013525 isoform X1: protein MAKKRGRAKKQPVIEEQNCNEEGDPLEKKDEAFDNSEVERQCAAIRALRDVEIEQFGTMLRLLRSYFSEDQLQVPVLQFFRENLPNLSLEKAEKDGQYEVKWKQKDVDATLDHADERTLHAALLRRLSLAYPDFSAGIPSLGGFEFSNQSVKTSLFAADKLQIRSLVFDEPSDSQMLEPRDDLQTPNVSNNRLSVGITPKTKRLPKCGEMLLSIHGSPLGVFKEDNMETIQGMGLFTNEQYNKHFL, encoded by the exons ATGGCAAAAAAGAGAGGTAGAGCGAAAAAGCAACCGGTCATTGAGGAACAGAATTGTAATGAAGAAGGCGATCCACTGGAAAAGAAAGACGAAGCATTTGACAATAGTGAAG TTGAACGCCAATGTGCTGCAATCAGAGCTCTCCGGGATGTTGAAATCGAACAGTTTGGCACTATGTTGCGGTTACTTCGTTCGTATTTCAGCGAAGACCAGTTGCAGGTTCCTGTTTTGCAGTTTTTTAGGGAAAACCTTCCGAACCTATCCCTTGAAAAGGCTGAAAAAGATGGGCAATATGAAGTGAAATGGAAACAGAAAGATGTGGATGCAACTCTGGACCATGCTGATGAAAGAACATTACATGCTGCTCTTCTACGTCGGCTGTCATTAGCTTATCCTGATTTCTCTGCAGGAATTCCTTCTTTAGGCGGCTTtgaattttcaaatcaatctg TGAAAACAAGCCTTTTTGCTGCTGATAAACTACAGATCAGGAGTCTC GTTTTTGACGAGCCATCTGATTCACAAATGTTAGAGCCGAGAGATGACCTGCAGACTCCAAAT GTTAGCAACAATAGATTGTCTGTTGGGATAACCCCCAAAACCAAAAGGCTTCCAAAGTGTGGTGAGATGCTTCTATCCATACATGGCTCGCCCCTCGGTGTCTTCAAGGAAGACAACATGGAAACTATACAAGGTATGGGTCTCTTTACGAACGAACAATACAACAAACACTTTTTGTAA